One Cervus canadensis isolate Bull #8, Minnesota chromosome 1, ASM1932006v1, whole genome shotgun sequence genomic window carries:
- the LOC122451100 gene encoding cytochrome c oxidase assembly protein COX11, mitochondrial produces the protein MGGLWRPAWRRVVFCGWPWSHLGRPTRAAERTEPCLRPGRSGPAGTEQGLRRLGTWRRPSPAEQPLRRPKSTNPYTRSQEEDWRRRNKTVLTYVAAAAVGMLGASYAAVPLYRLYCQTTGLGGSAVAGHASDQIENMVPVKDRIIKITFNADVHASLQWNFRPQQTEIYVVPGETALAFYKAKNPTDKPVIGISTYNVVPFEAGQYFNKIQCFCFEEQRLNPQEEVDMPVFFYIDPEFAEDPRMVNVDLITLSYTFFEAKEGHKLPLPGYNSNHQLSPPSNL, from the exons ATGGGAGGGCTCTGGCGTCCGGCTTGGAGACGCGTTGTATTCTGCGGGTGGCCTTGGAGCCACCTTGGGCGCCCAACCCGGGCTGCCGAGAGGACAGAGCCGTGTCTCAGGCCGGGGAGGAGCGGACCGGCGGGTACTGAGCAGGGGCTGAGGCGGCTCGGGACATGGAGGCGCCCGAGCCCGGCGGAGCAGCCGCTTCGGCGGCCGAAGAGCACGAACCCCTATACGCGCTCGCAGGAGGAGGACTGGCGGCGGCGGAACAAGACGGTCCTCACCTACGTGGCCGCGGCGGCGGTGGGCATGCTGGGAGCGTCCTACGCCGCCGTGCCCCTTTACCGGCTCTACTGCCAG ACTACTGGACTTGGAGGATCAGCAGTAGCAGGTCATGCATCAGACCAGATTGAAAACATGGTACCTGTTAAGGATCGCATCATTAAAATCACCTTTAATGCAGATGTGCATGCAAGTCTCCAGTGGAACTTTAGACCTCAGCAAACAGAAATATAT GTAGTGCCAGGAGAGACAGCACTGGCATTTTATAAAGCTAAGAATCCTACTGACAAACCAGTAATCGGAATTTCTACATACAATGTTGTACCATTTGAAGCTGGAcagtacttcaataaaatacag TGCTTCTGCTTTGAAGAACAAAGGCTTAATCCACAAGAGGAAGTAGATATGCCAGTATTTTTCTACATTGATCCTGAATTTGCTGAAGATCCAAGAATGGTGAATGTTGATCTCATCACTCTTTCTTACACTTTTTTTGAAGCAAAGGAGGGGCATAAGTTGCCACTCCCAGGCTATAATTCAAATCACCAATTAAGTCCTCCTtcaaatttgtga